One stretch of Ananas comosus cultivar F153 linkage group 6, ASM154086v1, whole genome shotgun sequence DNA includes these proteins:
- the LOC109711241 gene encoding adrenodoxin-like protein 2, mitochondrial yields MLSRISQLGVRILNEARSGQSCVPRSGYNKDRLPPYLNPVKNLLFSTATATEGQDKGSEEKDKISVTFVNKDGTEKHIKVPIGMSMLEAAHENDIELEGACEGSLACSTCHVIVMDVGYYNKLEDPTDEENDMLDLAFGLTETSRLGCQVIAKPELDGIRLALPAATRNFAVDGFVPKPH; encoded by the exons ATGCTCTCGAGAATCTCACAGCTTGGGGTGCGGATCTTGAACGAGGCCAGATCGG GTCAATCTTGTGTACCTAGAAGTGGCTATAATAAAGACCGCCTCCCCCCCTATTTAAACCCTGTG AAGAATCTTCTCTTTTCTACTGCAACAGCCACCGAAGGTCAGGACAAAGGCAGTGAAGAAAAGGATAA GATATCTGTGACTTTCGTCAACAAGGATGGAACAGAAAAGCACATCAAAGTTCCTATTGGAATGTCAATGTTGGAAGCTGCACACGAAAATGACATAGAACTTGAAG GAGCATGTGAAGGCTCACTTGCATGTTCGACATGCCATGTGATTGTGATG GATGTAGGGTACTACAACAAACTAGAAGATCCTACTGATGAAGAAAACGATATGCTCGACCTTGCATTTGGGCTTACTGAGAC GTCTCGCCTTGGTTGCCAAGTAATTGCAAAGCCGGAACTTGATGGTATACGGTTAGCATTACCTGCAGCCACACGAAACTTTGCTGTTGATGGATTTGTACCAAAACCACACTGA